In Deinococcus puniceus, one genomic interval encodes:
- a CDS encoding GNAT family N-acetyltransferase, whose product MGNEPFPLPDALAPETDLGGGYSLRPVTNADAWAVADRLEAEAYQSVSFDWQADAPFAMPDGKRHAWLILHGGEVAGWQISRQWDARTAYMINTALLPQHRGKGVYSRLLPVVLDVLKAEGYTLVRSHHHATNNAVLIPKLRAGFRLQGMEIDHHGMLAVLIYSFDPVYRDYMDVRCGLKRADGEVARRLEQR is encoded by the coding sequence ATGGGGAATGAACCTTTCCCCTTACCAGACGCGCTAGCCCCAGAAACCGATCTAGGCGGCGGCTACAGCCTGCGCCCCGTGACCAATGCCGACGCTTGGGCCGTAGCCGACAGACTGGAGGCCGAGGCGTACCAGAGCGTGTCCTTCGATTGGCAGGCCGACGCGCCGTTTGCCATGCCAGACGGCAAGCGCCATGCGTGGCTGATCCTGCACGGCGGCGAGGTGGCGGGTTGGCAAATCTCGCGGCAGTGGGACGCCCGCACTGCCTACATGATCAACACGGCGCTCTTGCCGCAGCACCGGGGCAAAGGCGTCTATTCGCGCCTGCTGCCTGTGGTGCTAGACGTGTTGAAGGCCGAGGGTTACACGCTGGTTCGCAGCCACCACCACGCCACCAACAACGCGGTGCTGATCCCCAAATTGCGGGCCGGATTCCGTCTTCAGGGCATGGAAATAGACCATCACGGGATGCTGGCAGTGCTGATCTACAGCTTTGACCCCGTGTACCGCGACTACATGGACGTGCGCTGTGGCCTAAAACGGGCAGACGGAGAGGTAGCGCGGCGGCTGGAGCAACGTTGA
- a CDS encoding DsbA family protein: MTAPTTDVFFDFLCPYAWRGIELAAVLRGQGHAFRLRHFSLVQGNHEENGGKEGVVWWLTDQPLGEGSPYQRNSLAAFLAAHAAAQQGEELHWAFTLALFRAVHEHKKTLDEAAIAEAAQIAGLNLEAFAAARADEAGLRASLRADLAEAAEIGVFGTPTFVLPDGSAAYYRFENLTRDPETALVWWNLYGEVLRSSAGIATIKRAKNRPAQKA, from the coding sequence ATGACCGCCCCCACCACCGATGTCTTCTTCGACTTCCTGTGTCCCTATGCATGGCGCGGCATAGAACTGGCCGCCGTGCTGCGCGGGCAAGGGCACGCCTTCCGGCTGCGGCACTTTTCGCTGGTGCAGGGCAACCACGAAGAAAACGGCGGCAAAGAGGGCGTGGTGTGGTGGCTCACCGATCAACCGTTGGGAGAAGGCAGCCCGTACCAGCGAAATAGTCTGGCCGCGTTTCTGGCTGCCCACGCCGCCGCGCAGCAGGGCGAGGAATTGCACTGGGCCTTTACACTGGCCCTGTTCCGCGCTGTACATGAACACAAAAAGACGCTGGATGAAGCCGCCATTGCCGAGGCCGCTCAGATTGCTGGACTGAATCTGGAGGCCTTCGCCGCCGCCCGCGCCGATGAGGCGGGCCTCCGCGCCAGCCTGCGTGCGGACTTGGCCGAGGCCGCCGAGATTGGCGTGTTCGGTACGCCCACCTTCGTGCTGCCTGATGGAAGCGCCGCCTACTACCGCTTCGAGAACCTGACCCGTGACCCTGAAACGGCGCTGGTGTGGTGGAATCTGTACGGCGAAGTCTTGCGCTCCAGTGCGGGCATTGCGACCATTAAGCGGGCGAAGAACCGTCCGGCGCAGAAGGCGTAA
- a CDS encoding DUF4097 family beta strand repeat-containing protein encodes MNEQHQPEDFRSQVQRLVAEGKLTPDEAAGLLDGDLPAEAEPMALMPTQSADQFRDTPPDLDLHVSGYSLTVLHDAHLSAPQLSANRDGEVTLQATANGWSVRRLTHSGHHTFSLKAILALPFAPRNVHAQVEGGSLTLPDLAGEMQAEVNGGHLKMGRAASLNAEVNGGNLTATELGGPTHLNVNGGNLTLEGARTLNASINGGNLRWAGVLTGGDHRLEVNAGNATLYLKEGSNVTLQAEVTVGAFKSDFATSQSGGFLNTRHGGRLGSGEAQLSCRVTAGQVKVLTGSGVGL; translated from the coding sequence ATGAATGAACAACATCAACCCGAAGATTTCCGTTCGCAAGTCCAGCGTCTGGTGGCCGAAGGCAAACTCACCCCCGACGAGGCGGCAGGATTGCTAGACGGAGATTTGCCCGCCGAAGCCGAGCCGATGGCCCTGATGCCCACCCAGAGCGCCGACCAGTTCAGGGACACGCCGCCCGATCTTGATTTGCACGTCAGTGGGTACAGCCTGACCGTGCTCCACGACGCGCACCTGTCGGCCCCACAACTGAGCGCCAACCGCGACGGCGAAGTGACTTTGCAGGCCACCGCCAACGGCTGGAGCGTGCGCCGCCTGACCCATTCCGGCCACCATACCTTTAGCTTGAAAGCGATTTTGGCCCTACCTTTTGCCCCGCGCAACGTGCATGCCCAAGTGGAAGGCGGTAGCCTGACCCTGCCCGATCTGGCCGGAGAAATGCAGGCCGAAGTGAATGGCGGCCACCTGAAAATGGGCCGCGCCGCGAGTCTGAACGCCGAAGTGAACGGCGGCAACTTGACCGCCACCGAACTGGGCGGCCCCACGCACCTGAACGTGAACGGCGGCAACCTGACGCTGGAGGGCGCACGCACCCTGAACGCCAGCATCAACGGCGGAAACCTGCGCTGGGCGGGCGTCCTGACGGGCGGCGATCACCGCCTAGAAGTGAATGCCGGAAACGCGACTTTGTACCTGAAAGAAGGCAGCAACGTGACCTTGCAGGCCGAAGTGACGGTTGGAGCGTTCAAATCCGACTTCGCCACCAGTCAATCCGGCGGGTTCCTGAACACCCGGCATGGCGGGCGACTGGGCAGCGGCGAAGCGCAACTGTCTTGCCGAGTTACGGCGGGTCAAGTCAAAGTGCTGACCGGATCGGGGGTGGGGTTATGA
- the aguB gene encoding N-carbamoylputrescine amidase → MIRPADTLNLSVIQMHVTDQLEDNVARAEAHVRDAAKAGARVILLPELFENLYFCQVEREEYFELAHPLEGHPFIGRFQNLARELGVVLPLSYFERAGQAHYNSLVCIDADGTLLGNYRKTHIPDGPGYEEKYYFNPGDTGFKVWGTQFGRIGVGICWDQWYPETARALMLAGADFLLYPTAIGSEPEGVESPNNHSMWQRAMQGHAVSNSAYVGAANRIGTEVVGDLTQTYYGHSFLADYTGEIVAELGDTEEGPLTHTLNLKEARRFRAGMGFFRDRRPELYGSLMTLDGVTKRG, encoded by the coding sequence ATGATTCGTCCTGCCGATACCCTCAACCTGTCTGTGATCCAGATGCACGTGACCGACCAATTGGAAGACAACGTGGCCCGCGCCGAGGCCCATGTGCGCGACGCCGCCAAAGCAGGCGCACGGGTCATCTTGCTGCCCGAATTGTTCGAAAATCTGTATTTTTGTCAGGTGGAGCGCGAGGAATACTTCGAGCTGGCGCACCCGCTGGAAGGCCACCCGTTTATCGGGCGCTTTCAGAATCTGGCGCGGGAACTGGGGGTGGTGCTGCCGCTCTCCTACTTCGAACGGGCCGGGCAGGCGCACTACAACAGCCTGGTGTGCATAGACGCCGACGGCACGCTGCTGGGCAACTACCGCAAAACCCATATCCCCGACGGCCCCGGCTACGAGGAAAAGTACTACTTCAACCCCGGCGATACCGGATTTAAGGTGTGGGGCACGCAATTTGGGCGCATCGGCGTGGGCATCTGCTGGGATCAGTGGTACCCGGAAACCGCCCGCGCCCTGATGCTGGCCGGGGCCGACTTCCTGCTGTATCCCACCGCCATCGGCAGCGAACCCGAGGGCGTGGAAAGCCCCAACAACCATTCCATGTGGCAGCGGGCCATGCAGGGCCACGCCGTCAGCAACTCGGCGTATGTGGGGGCCGCCAACCGCATCGGCACCGAAGTCGTGGGCGACCTGACCCAGACCTACTACGGGCACTCCTTCTTGGCCGACTACACAGGCGAAATCGTGGCTGAATTGGGGGACACCGAAGAAGGCCCACTGACCCACACCCTGAACCTGAAAGAAGCCCGCAGATTCCGCGCTGGCATGGGATTTTTCAGAGACCGCCGCCCGGAATTGTACGGCTCGCTGATGACGCTGGACGGGGTGACGAAACGGGGGTGA
- a CDS encoding DUF2089 domain-containing protein, which translates to MPRPLPIPFPDETEAPTVTELRFPSSGVTVRGDFTLNEFATLTPDNLEFLRLYVRVRGNLKEVERVLGVSYPTVRARFDTLLRAIGYEPEPADPQSEVLERLERGEITPDEAARKLRR; encoded by the coding sequence ATGCCCCGCCCCCTGCCCATCCCCTTCCCCGATGAAACGGAAGCGCCCACCGTGACCGAACTGCGGTTTCCCAGCAGCGGCGTCACGGTGCGCGGCGATTTTACCCTCAACGAATTTGCGACCCTCACGCCCGACAATCTGGAATTCCTGCGCCTGTACGTGCGGGTACGCGGGAACCTGAAGGAAGTGGAACGTGTGCTCGGCGTGTCTTACCCCACCGTCCGCGCCCGCTTCGATACCCTGCTGCGGGCCATCGGCTACGAACCCGAACCCGCCGATCCGCAGTCGGAAGTGCTGGAACGGCTGGAGCGCGGCGAGATTACGCCGGATGAGGCGGCGCGGAAGTTGCGGCGTTAG
- a CDS encoding RNB domain-containing ribonuclease translates to MTLPPLTADQLTPAQRTEIELLARGKAEKSRTLRELGQAETPESAHSLLLRLGLWTEARTPYADRLGAALTPVTLPVPNFADEARLDLTHLEAFAIDDEGNRDPDDAVGIEALPDGLTRLWVHVADVSALVTADSPLDLEARARGATLYLPDQTIGMLPDELVERTGLGLHDTMPALSISLDLDSDGNADAVDVCLSRVRVTRLTYSQAQDRLDAGAEPFVTLARLARASRDLRESEGAMSIDLPEVRVKADAHGAEVSPLPKPEMRFVVQESMTLAGWGAAIFGDDHSIALPFATQDAPTRDVHGDTLPAQWARRRTLARTRFQPSPGPHHGMGLELYVQATSPMRRYLDLVVHQQLRSHLTGTEPLAGKAVAARVAEAQMNADATRQAERLSRKHHTLRYVAAQPDRVWDAVVVDRRGPQATLLIPDLAYDLPLSTPAPAGTALRVRLTDVDLPKLTVRARVVTGE, encoded by the coding sequence ATGACTCTGCCCCCCCTCACTGCCGATCAGCTCACCCCGGCCCAACGCACCGAAATAGAACTGCTGGCGCGGGGCAAGGCCGAAAAAAGCCGTACCCTACGCGAGCTGGGCCAGGCTGAAACGCCCGAATCGGCGCACTCGCTCTTGCTCCGGCTGGGCCTGTGGACGGAGGCCCGCACGCCGTATGCAGACCGTCTGGGCGCGGCCCTAACCCCGGTCACGCTGCCCGTGCCTAACTTTGCCGATGAAGCCCGCCTAGACCTGACTCACCTCGAAGCCTTTGCCATAGACGATGAAGGCAACCGTGACCCAGACGACGCGGTGGGCATCGAAGCCCTGCCGGACGGCCTGACCCGACTATGGGTGCATGTGGCCGACGTTTCGGCGCTGGTGACGGCAGACAGCCCGCTGGACTTGGAAGCCCGCGCACGCGGCGCAACTTTGTATTTGCCTGACCAGACCATCGGAATGCTGCCCGACGAGTTGGTGGAGCGCACGGGCCTCGGCCTACACGACACCATGCCTGCACTGTCCATCAGCCTCGATCTGGATTCGGACGGCAACGCCGACGCCGTAGACGTGTGCCTGAGCCGCGTGCGCGTGACCCGGCTGACCTATTCGCAGGCGCAAGACCGGCTGGATGCAGGCGCAGAACCGTTCGTGACATTGGCCCGCCTTGCTCGTGCCAGCCGCGATCTGCGCGAATCGGAAGGGGCCATGAGCATAGACCTGCCCGAAGTGCGCGTGAAGGCCGACGCACACGGCGCGGAAGTCTCGCCGCTGCCCAAGCCCGAAATGCGCTTCGTGGTGCAGGAATCGATGACGCTGGCAGGCTGGGGAGCCGCCATTTTCGGTGACGATCACAGTATCGCCCTGCCGTTTGCCACGCAGGACGCACCTACACGCGACGTACACGGCGACACCCTGCCCGCCCAGTGGGCCCGCCGCCGCACGCTGGCCCGCACGCGCTTTCAGCCTTCGCCGGGGCCGCATCACGGCATGGGGCTGGAACTCTACGTGCAGGCCACCAGCCCCATGCGCCGTTACCTTGATCTGGTAGTGCATCAGCAGTTGCGCTCGCACCTCACGGGCACCGAACCGCTGGCGGGCAAGGCCGTTGCTGCCCGTGTGGCCGAAGCCCAGATGAACGCCGACGCCACCCGGCAGGCCGAACGCCTGAGCCGCAAGCATCACACCCTGCGCTACGTAGCCGCCCAGCCAGACCGCGTGTGGGATGCCGTAGTTGTAGATCGGCGCGGCCCGCAAGCCACCCTCCTCATTCCTGATCTGGCCTACGACTTGCCCCTCAGTACCCCCGCCCCGGCAGGAACGGCGTTGCGGGTGCGCCTGACCGATGTGGATTTGCCCAAGCTGACGGTGCGGGCCAGAGTGGTGACCGGAGAATGA
- a CDS encoding agmatine deiminase family protein → MPAEWAAHAATWMGWPQGDDLWFGHLDAVRAEFAELIRTIARFEPVHLLVRDTESEQDARERLEGSNVSFHHVPLDDVWMRDNGPIFVTRGAGAEADLSLINWRFNAWGGKFDSGHDDRVPEYVAQSLNLTHWDRPEVLEGGGLEVNGAGVGLTTRSCFLTDTRNPGLTEEGYAELLRDTLGIQKLLWLDGGLENDHTDGHIDTITRFVDEQTIVTSVEPNPADPNHATMAGNLAQLRAMTDLNGQPFRVVELPLPAERLEGAEGRLPPTYANFYIGNGFVVVPQYGDPNDIPALEVLRPLFPGREVIGLSSRAIIEGGGSFHCITQQQPLGQAWNGE, encoded by the coding sequence ATGCCCGCAGAGTGGGCCGCGCACGCCGCCACGTGGATGGGTTGGCCGCAAGGCGACGACTTGTGGTTCGGGCATCTGGACGCGGTGCGGGCCGAGTTTGCCGAACTGATCCGCACCATTGCCCGCTTTGAACCCGTGCATCTGCTGGTGCGCGATACCGAAAGCGAGCAGGACGCCCGCGAACGGCTGGAAGGGTCAAATGTCAGCTTTCATCATGTGCCGCTGGACGACGTGTGGATGCGCGACAACGGCCCTATTTTTGTTACGCGGGGAGCGGGTGCGGAGGCCGACTTGAGCCTGATTAACTGGCGCTTCAACGCTTGGGGCGGCAAATTCGACTCCGGGCACGATGACCGCGTGCCGGAATACGTAGCGCAATCTCTGAATCTGACGCACTGGGACAGGCCCGAAGTGCTGGAAGGCGGCGGGCTGGAAGTGAACGGCGCGGGCGTGGGCCTCACCACCCGTTCGTGCTTTCTGACCGACACGCGCAATCCGGGCCTCACCGAAGAAGGGTACGCCGAACTCTTACGCGACACCTTGGGCATTCAGAAATTGCTGTGGTTGGACGGCGGGCTGGAAAACGACCACACCGACGGGCACATCGACACCATCACGCGCTTTGTGGATGAGCAGACCATCGTGACCAGCGTGGAGCCGAATCCGGCAGACCCGAATCACGCGACTATGGCGGGCAATCTGGCGCAGTTGCGGGCCATGACCGACCTGAACGGCCAGCCTTTCCGGGTGGTGGAATTGCCACTGCCCGCCGAGCGCCTAGAGGGTGCGGAAGGCCGTTTGCCGCCTACCTACGCCAATTTTTATATCGGTAACGGCTTCGTGGTGGTGCCCCAGTACGGCGACCCCAACGATATTCCCGCGCTGGAAGTCTTGCGTCCTCTCTTTCCGGGCCGCGAAGTGATCGGCCTGAGCAGCCGCGCCATCATCGAGGGCGGCGGAAGCTTTCACTGCATCACGCAGCAGCAACCGCTGGGGCAGGCTTGGAATGGGGAATGA